A DNA window from Sphingopyxis macrogoltabida contains the following coding sequences:
- a CDS encoding TonB-dependent receptor, giving the protein MKIVRLGVLLAATTALSPAVALAQESAATPAAAESDDNGVGDIIVTANRREQSLLSVPIAISAVAGDALASKGITNSANLQDAVPNLQISSPYGNTQPNFSLRGISVANEYNSNQASPIGVYIDDVYMASRTSHGMGLFDLDRVEVLRGPQGTLFGRNTTGGAINFITRGPSLSGSNGYAEAGYGNFNTITAQAAVEATLIEDQLGLRIAGNYLKSDGLIDNVFPGGRDPNRQNTLQGRATLRFNPGGGPLDIKIKAYGGRDHGTQAAIHGLLTARTGLKFFEVNENRIGLNRTDAYGIAATISYELSPSLSFTSITSRDGGSQLIQQAADGAPIDILDVWWKSKYQQFSQEARFNYGADGLNLVGGFFYGWDRVVTDNDFAIGQALGPGVDGGFFQHYRQERRSYAVFAQGDYEIADGLTLTLGARYTWDRSKYRDGFAYLYAGYVDTAKTPIATTVPCAGQPGTCAYDPDARFASNGRDNALTGRVSLSYQFDAGPLVYASYNRGYRSGAFNGGSYTSSGGINYVDPERVNAYEFGAKGRLADNRLTYSAAAFYYDYSKQQLQDLRPGPVGILVNAPKSEVYGAELETNWRASDALTLNLAVGYLHATYKELVLQGADIAGNDLPFAPRWTAQAGADIRLFDTGDAKLTFSPNVAYFSRQFFSPLNEVNAPGTGQQNAELQQGSYAKVNATLALEIGRFTVKGFINNAFNRKTYAYGLDLRGAGFPYPFLVPAAPRTFGGSVRVTF; this is encoded by the coding sequence ATGAAAATTGTCCGTTTGGGCGTGCTGCTGGCCGCCACCACCGCCCTGAGCCCCGCCGTGGCGCTCGCACAGGAATCCGCCGCGACACCGGCGGCGGCCGAGAGCGACGATAATGGCGTCGGCGACATCATCGTCACCGCGAACCGGCGCGAGCAATCCCTGCTGTCGGTGCCGATCGCAATTTCCGCGGTCGCGGGCGACGCGCTCGCCAGCAAGGGGATCACCAATTCGGCCAATCTGCAGGATGCGGTGCCGAACCTCCAGATCAGCAGCCCCTATGGCAACACCCAGCCCAATTTCTCGCTGCGCGGGATTTCGGTCGCGAACGAATATAATTCGAACCAGGCGTCGCCGATCGGCGTCTATATCGACGACGTCTATATGGCGAGCCGCACCTCGCACGGCATGGGCCTGTTCGATCTCGACCGCGTCGAGGTGCTGCGCGGGCCGCAGGGCACGCTGTTCGGGCGCAACACCACCGGCGGCGCGATCAACTTCATCACCCGCGGGCCTTCGCTGTCGGGCAGCAACGGCTATGCCGAAGCCGGCTATGGCAATTTCAACACGATCACCGCGCAGGCGGCGGTCGAGGCGACGCTGATCGAGGACCAGCTCGGGCTCCGCATCGCCGGAAATTATCTGAAGAGCGACGGGCTCATCGACAATGTTTTCCCCGGCGGCCGCGATCCCAACCGCCAGAACACGCTGCAGGGCCGCGCGACGCTGCGCTTCAATCCCGGCGGCGGACCGCTCGACATCAAGATCAAGGCCTATGGCGGCCGCGACCATGGCACCCAGGCGGCGATCCACGGCCTGCTCACCGCGCGAACCGGCCTCAAATTCTTCGAGGTCAACGAGAACCGCATCGGGCTCAACCGCACCGACGCCTATGGCATCGCGGCGACGATCTCCTACGAACTGTCGCCGTCCTTGAGCTTCACCTCGATCACCTCGCGCGACGGGGGTTCGCAGCTCATCCAGCAGGCGGCCGACGGGGCGCCGATCGATATTCTCGATGTCTGGTGGAAGTCGAAATATCAGCAGTTCAGTCAGGAAGCGCGCTTCAACTATGGCGCGGACGGGCTGAACCTGGTCGGCGGCTTCTTCTACGGCTGGGACCGCGTGGTCACCGACAATGACTTCGCTATCGGCCAGGCGCTCGGCCCCGGCGTCGACGGCGGCTTTTTCCAGCATTACCGGCAGGAACGCCGGTCCTATGCCGTCTTCGCACAGGGCGACTATGAGATCGCCGACGGCCTGACGCTGACGCTTGGCGCGCGCTACACCTGGGACCGCTCCAAATATCGCGACGGCTTCGCCTATCTCTATGCGGGCTATGTCGATACGGCGAAGACGCCGATCGCGACGACCGTCCCGTGCGCCGGGCAGCCGGGCACCTGCGCCTATGATCCCGATGCCCGCTTTGCGAGCAACGGGCGCGACAATGCGCTGACCGGGCGCGTCTCGCTGAGCTATCAGTTCGATGCCGGGCCGCTGGTCTATGCCAGCTACAACCGCGGCTATCGTTCGGGGGCGTTCAACGGCGGCAGCTACACCTCCTCGGGCGGCATCAACTATGTCGATCCCGAACGCGTCAACGCCTATGAATTCGGCGCGAAAGGCCGGCTTGCGGACAATCGGCTGACCTATTCGGCGGCCGCCTTCTATTATGATTATTCCAAGCAGCAGTTGCAGGATTTGCGCCCCGGGCCGGTCGGCATTCTCGTCAACGCGCCCAAATCCGAAGTCTATGGCGCCGAACTCGAGACCAACTGGCGCGCCTCGGACGCGCTGACGCTGAACCTCGCGGTCGGCTATCTCCACGCGACCTACAAGGAACTCGTGCTGCAGGGCGCCGACATCGCGGGTAACGACCTGCCCTTCGCGCCGCGCTGGACGGCGCAGGCCGGCGCCGACATCCGGCTTTTCGATACGGGCGATGCCAAACTGACCTTCTCGCCGAACGTCGCCTATTTCAGCCGCCAGTTCTTCTCGCCGCTGAACGAGGTGAACGCCCCCGGCACAGGACAGCAGAATGCCGAGCTGCAGCAGGGTTCCTATGCCAAGGTGAACGCAACACTCGCGCTGGAGATCGGCCGCTTCACGGTGAAGGGGTTCATCAACAACGCATTCAATCGCAAAACCTATGCCTATGGCCTCGACCTGCGTGGTGCGGGCTTCCCTTACCCGTTCCTCGTGCCGGCGGCGCCGCGCACCTTCGGCGGATCGGTGCGCGTCACCTTCTGA
- a CDS encoding nuclear transport factor 2 family protein produces MTPARQLAERFGDPDAMRALYAPDVSWEISASLGMPKLEGIEAVCAFNDQVWTEHHRRDCTVTIIEEVGDTSLSAVRFVYRAWSLFAGDWYENDYTLFVHSGPAGITRIAEAFDTSATIDFLAGRPPGSGWAAIGGEVGDRVGELGRS; encoded by the coding sequence ATGACCCCCGCGCGCCAGCTCGCCGAGCGTTTCGGCGACCCCGACGCGATGCGCGCGCTCTATGCCCCCGATGTGAGCTGGGAGATTTCGGCGTCGCTCGGCATGCCGAAGCTCGAAGGCATAGAAGCCGTGTGCGCGTTCAACGATCAGGTATGGACCGAGCATCACCGCCGCGATTGCACCGTGACGATCATCGAGGAGGTCGGCGACACGTCGCTGAGCGCGGTGCGTTTCGTCTATCGCGCCTGGTCGCTGTTCGCGGGCGACTGGTACGAAAATGATTACACGCTCTTCGTCCATTCGGGGCCCGCCGGGATCACCCGCATTGCCGAAGCCTTCGACACATCGGCGACGATCGACTTTCTCGCCGGCCGCCCGCCCGGTTCGGGCTGGGCCGCGATCGGCGGCGAGGTCGGCGACCGCGTCGGCGAACTCGGCCGAAGCTAA
- a CDS encoding cytochrome P450, producing the protein MSDTLSGNIDEIIVDPKTYGDEHSYHRAFDRLRRDDPVHWTEPKDYRPFWAVTRHADIMAVELNAKNFLNDPRQFLVTRADEDLLLEQTGSHKFAHNLVAMDDPEHRAFRSLTSAWFGAKSIRGLEEEIAALARETVDRMVEMGGSCDFAAEIAAWFPLRTIMIVLGVPREDEPLMLHLSQKLFGSVGGVDGMAGMVDAFNAFNDYFGKVTEDRRRNPRGDVATILATATIDGEPIGEAERNAYYLIVAAAGHDTTSSSISGGLLALIQNPDQMAKLRADPALIGTAVDEFIRWTSPVKHFFRTAVADCEVGGKQIRAGDNLMMCYPSGNRDASVFDDPYAFRVDRPDARKHLSFGYGPHLCLGNALAKLEIRILFTEMLRRIDDFELAGDPAWVEASFVSGLKHLPIRYKVRETGA; encoded by the coding sequence GTGAGCGACACGCTTTCCGGCAATATCGATGAAATCATCGTCGACCCGAAGACTTATGGCGACGAGCATAGCTATCACCGCGCATTCGACCGGCTGCGCCGCGACGACCCGGTGCATTGGACCGAGCCGAAGGACTATCGCCCCTTCTGGGCGGTAACGCGCCATGCGGACATCATGGCGGTCGAACTCAACGCGAAGAATTTCCTCAACGACCCGCGCCAGTTCCTGGTCACGCGCGCCGACGAAGACCTTTTGCTCGAGCAGACCGGCAGCCACAAATTCGCGCACAATCTCGTCGCGATGGACGACCCCGAACATCGCGCTTTCCGCTCGCTGACCTCGGCATGGTTTGGCGCCAAGAGCATTCGCGGCCTCGAGGAAGAGATCGCCGCGCTGGCCCGCGAGACCGTCGACCGGATGGTCGAGATGGGCGGAAGCTGCGACTTCGCGGCCGAGATTGCCGCGTGGTTCCCGCTGCGCACGATCATGATCGTCCTCGGCGTGCCGCGCGAGGACGAGCCGCTGATGCTGCACCTCTCGCAAAAATTGTTCGGCAGCGTCGGCGGGGTCGACGGCATGGCGGGAATGGTCGACGCCTTCAACGCCTTCAACGACTATTTCGGCAAGGTCACCGAGGATCGCCGCCGCAATCCGCGGGGTGATGTCGCGACGATCCTTGCGACCGCGACGATCGATGGCGAGCCGATCGGCGAGGCCGAACGCAATGCCTATTATCTGATCGTCGCGGCGGCCGGCCACGATACGACGAGTTCGTCGATCTCGGGCGGACTGCTCGCGCTGATCCAGAACCCCGACCAGATGGCCAAGCTGCGCGCCGATCCGGCGCTGATCGGCACCGCCGTCGACGAATTCATCCGCTGGACGAGCCCGGTGAAGCATTTCTTCCGCACCGCCGTCGCCGACTGCGAAGTGGGCGGCAAGCAGATCCGGGCGGGCGACAATCTGATGATGTGCTATCCGTCGGGCAACCGCGACGCGAGCGTGTTCGACGACCCCTATGCGTTCCGCGTCGACCGCCCCGATGCGCGCAAGCATCTCTCCTTCGGTTACGGTCCGCATCTCTGCCTCGGCAACGCGCTTGCAAAGCTGGAGATCCGGATCCTCTTCACCGAAATGCTGCGGCGGATCGACGATTTCGAACTGGCGGGAGACCCCGCGTGGGTCGAGGCGAGCTTCGTCTCGGGCCTGAAGCATCTGCCGATCCGCTACAAGGTGCGGGAGACGGGGGCATGA
- a CDS encoding LysR family transcriptional regulator, with product MFHPDLRLLRSFVTVAAEGSVTRAAELLHLTQPTVSGQLKELEQAVEHVLFHRTTRSISLSPAGKKLLPAAQRVIAEAEALRDLVEAMQGSGRTQFRLGAALYTLEIPEKAALIDAFSMRHPGIGFTIDNRLQSAQIPDMLGERLDVALLLGLNAPHAADARGDEITPIFNETQYPDTFERVILRRQPMSLLVPCDSELAEQDIIARSQLNGLSVAILNREHGKAISDPLEAFFVESGAELVIPAEGNALAVERYAAQHGICGIGTGWFSPPAALVSRPVEGLDLYLDFAVVLGPGANHAARQFFNFARKWQAARDGAAIAA from the coding sequence ATGTTTCACCCGGATCTCCGCCTGTTGCGGAGCTTCGTGACGGTGGCGGCCGAAGGGTCGGTGACGCGCGCGGCGGAGCTTTTGCACCTCACGCAGCCGACTGTCTCGGGCCAGCTCAAGGAACTCGAGCAGGCGGTCGAGCATGTGCTGTTCCATCGAACAACGCGCAGCATCTCGCTGAGCCCGGCGGGCAAAAAGCTGCTTCCCGCGGCGCAGCGGGTGATTGCCGAGGCCGAAGCCTTGCGCGACCTGGTGGAAGCGATGCAGGGTTCGGGGCGGACGCAGTTTCGGCTCGGTGCGGCGCTTTATACGCTCGAAATTCCCGAAAAGGCGGCGCTCATCGACGCCTTTTCGATGCGTCATCCCGGGATCGGTTTCACGATCGACAACCGGCTCCAGAGCGCCCAGATTCCCGATATGCTCGGCGAGCGGCTCGACGTGGCGCTCCTGCTCGGGCTCAATGCGCCGCATGCCGCCGATGCGCGCGGCGACGAGATCACGCCGATCTTCAACGAGACCCAATATCCCGATACGTTCGAGCGCGTCATCCTGCGGCGGCAGCCGATGAGCCTGCTCGTGCCGTGCGATTCGGAACTGGCGGAACAGGATATAATCGCCCGTTCGCAGCTCAACGGCCTGTCGGTAGCGATCCTCAACCGCGAGCATGGCAAGGCGATCTCCGACCCGCTCGAGGCCTTCTTCGTCGAGAGCGGCGCCGAACTCGTCATTCCTGCCGAGGGCAATGCGCTCGCCGTCGAACGCTACGCTGCGCAGCACGGCATCTGCGGTATCGGCACGGGCTGGTTCTCGCCGCCCGCCGCGCTCGTATCGCGGCCGGTCGAGGGCCTCGACCTCTATCTGGACTTTGCGGTCGTGCTCGGTCCCGGCGCCAATCATGCGGCGCGGCAATTCTTCAACTTTGCCCGGAAATGGCAGGCGGCTCGCGATGGAGCCGCCATCGCCGCCTAG
- a CDS encoding phage tail tube protein, producing MTRSALEIVTLYNLEIWNKGQIELVPELCADPMIRYDANSVAVLGIEEQIARIRHNYEDLRPTFEPVVLAGDDEYVTLVWNVTGRDPNWKWCGIEVFRVVDGKIAEVWNGPYVDGRWVRGGALSVGIDGAAAADTPVMSADFDGGTARLVAPLETGTIALWLTGIFGAPAIDDREKRFAWTGTPPRLELCHSEPGRPPRRLSDAAISSLEIRWARSGLTNVSITLAGTANDSAALPSHAPSRPGVRLSECAGNFQPGTGTDARVVGASVLLDPSARRASGEVTLRFPAAIDPLSLCGTGSLSFGWHHQGRSLRFEAAAARLADPTGAFTDAGDVEATFQWDAGDIAAILSDETSWTANGED from the coding sequence ATGACGCGGTCGGCACTGGAGATCGTGACGCTGTACAATCTGGAGATATGGAACAAGGGCCAGATCGAACTAGTCCCGGAACTATGTGCCGATCCCATGATCCGGTACGACGCCAACAGCGTCGCCGTCCTCGGCATCGAAGAACAGATTGCCCGGATCCGGCATAATTACGAGGATCTGCGCCCGACCTTCGAACCCGTCGTGCTTGCCGGCGACGATGAATATGTAACCCTCGTGTGGAATGTCACCGGCCGCGACCCCAACTGGAAATGGTGCGGGATCGAGGTATTTCGGGTGGTCGACGGCAAGATCGCCGAAGTCTGGAACGGCCCCTATGTCGACGGCCGCTGGGTTCGCGGCGGCGCGCTGTCGGTGGGTATCGACGGCGCTGCCGCCGCAGACACTCCGGTGATGAGTGCCGACTTCGACGGCGGCACCGCCCGGCTCGTCGCGCCGCTCGAAACCGGAACGATCGCCCTGTGGCTGACGGGGATTTTCGGCGCCCCGGCGATCGACGATCGCGAAAAGCGATTTGCATGGACCGGCACCCCGCCCCGGCTCGAATTGTGCCACAGCGAGCCGGGCCGGCCGCCGCGCAGGCTGTCCGATGCCGCGATATCGTCGCTCGAAATCCGGTGGGCGCGCTCGGGGCTGACCAATGTCTCGATCACGCTCGCGGGCACGGCGAACGACAGCGCCGCGCTTCCGTCGCACGCCCCATCCCGCCCCGGGGTGCGCCTTTCGGAATGCGCGGGGAATTTCCAGCCGGGAACCGGGACGGATGCCCGGGTCGTCGGCGCCTCGGTCCTGCTCGATCCGTCGGCTCGGCGGGCGTCGGGCGAGGTAACGCTGCGCTTTCCCGCCGCCATCGACCCGCTTTCGCTGTGCGGCACAGGCAGCCTTTCCTTCGGCTGGCATCACCAAGGGCGCTCGCTCCGCTTCGAAGCGGCGGCGGCGCGCCTTGCCGATCCGACCGGCGCCTTCACCGACGCCGGCGATGTCGAAGCGACATTCCAGTGGGATGCCGGCGACATCGCGGCAATCCTCTCGGACGAGACGTCATGGACAGCGAACGGAGAGGACTAG
- a CDS encoding phosphotransferase family protein: MGDHDAPRLLDRHDDIDPDWLTRVLRAAGHRDADVISFEARPIGAGNVSETLCVDLAFAAPTSAPASVVCKFRSSDETSHAHGIGSGSYLRELESYRLLRGRDDVCRIPAVLWVDGHAENINLVMEDLSSTARAGNQIDGCGLDDARSVVAELAKLHRSFYPMERAEAPDWGMTMAGTADYWSAAVDRGLAVIRRDAADRLSGPEMDTVAAAAASSRGWYRLPMDRGTLTHGDPRVDNILFGPSGAVLIDWQITGWRNPMHDVGYFLSGSVTVESRRLSEHELLRLYADIFGSGYERKLIERDYRLQLLSGLMTTVAAYGLLASSPEVDRLLITLLRRNAAAAADWDSVGAFSP; this comes from the coding sequence GTGGGCGACCATGACGCGCCGCGATTGCTCGATCGCCATGACGATATCGATCCGGACTGGTTGACCCGGGTCCTCCGGGCGGCGGGGCATCGCGATGCCGACGTGATTTCGTTCGAAGCCCGGCCGATCGGCGCCGGTAATGTCAGCGAGACCTTATGCGTCGACCTGGCTTTCGCGGCGCCGACATCGGCCCCCGCCTCGGTCGTCTGCAAATTTCGCAGCAGCGACGAAACGTCGCATGCGCACGGCATCGGCAGCGGCTCCTATCTCCGCGAACTCGAAAGCTATCGGCTGCTGAGAGGCCGCGACGATGTCTGTCGCATCCCGGCGGTGCTGTGGGTCGACGGCCATGCCGAGAATATCAATCTGGTGATGGAGGATTTGAGTTCGACGGCCCGCGCGGGAAACCAGATCGACGGATGCGGGCTGGACGATGCGCGCAGCGTAGTCGCCGAACTCGCCAAGCTCCATCGCAGTTTCTACCCGATGGAGCGGGCCGAGGCGCCGGACTGGGGCATGACGATGGCCGGAACCGCCGATTATTGGTCGGCGGCCGTCGACCGGGGGCTGGCCGTCATCAGGCGCGATGCCGCCGACCGGCTGAGCGGCCCCGAGATGGATACCGTCGCGGCCGCTGCGGCATCGTCGCGGGGCTGGTACCGGCTGCCGATGGACCGCGGCACACTGACCCATGGCGATCCGCGGGTCGACAATATCCTGTTCGGACCATCGGGCGCGGTGCTGATCGACTGGCAGATTACCGGCTGGCGCAATCCGATGCACGACGTCGGCTATTTCCTGTCGGGCAGCGTAACGGTCGAGAGCCGGCGCCTGTCCGAGCATGAACTGCTGCGACTCTACGCCGATATATTCGGATCGGGCTATGAGCGGAAATTGATCGAGCGGGACTATCGGCTCCAGTTGCTCAGCGGGTTGATGACGACTGTCGCGGCTTACGGCCTCCTTGCCTCCTCGCCCGAGGTCGACCGGCTCCTGATCACCTTGCTTCGGCGCAACGCTGCTGCTGCCGCCGATTGGGATTCGGTCGGCGCCTTCTCTCCGTAA
- a CDS encoding RidA family protein yields MTEKMTEIRCADAPMPGGHYVQAMLHRDTLYVSGQLGVTRDTPDPAAVPIAEQVSFALANIAAIGRVVGAEIDDIVRCTVYVTDVAHWDEVNRAYAAFFGAHRPARSIVPCGPLHFGALVEIEAVIAASA; encoded by the coding sequence ATGACCGAGAAAATGACCGAAATACGATGCGCCGACGCGCCGATGCCCGGCGGCCATTATGTCCAGGCGATGCTCCACCGGGACACGCTCTATGTCTCGGGCCAGCTAGGCGTGACGCGCGACACGCCCGATCCGGCGGCGGTCCCCATTGCCGAGCAGGTGTCTTTCGCGCTCGCCAACATCGCGGCAATCGGCCGCGTCGTCGGCGCCGAGATCGACGATATCGTCCGCTGCACCGTTTACGTCACCGACGTCGCACACTGGGATGAGGTCAATCGCGCCTATGCCGCTTTTTTCGGCGCGCACCGTCCGGCCCGCTCGATCGTCCCCTGCGGCCCGCTCCATTTCGGCGCGCTGGTCGAGATCGAAGCGGTGATCGCAGCGAGCGCCTGA
- a CDS encoding alanine racemase, with the protein MRARCHDLGVTLRPHLKTAKSADVARVAADGAQGPITVSTLAEAEYFAAAGWPDILYSTAIAPAKLGRAAQIQRDHGARILFVIDDRDTAVAIGAEAAALGARFGLLIEVDCGEHRSGVEPASDALLAIADAIRAASPRLELMGVMTHAGHSYAFDDPAPIRALAETERLAAVASAELLRSHDHKCPIVSVGSTPTALFAEHLAGVSEVRAGIYLFHDLAQLSRGICSEDDLAISVLATVIGHQRGGPSLILDAGALALSKDVGANRFMPDAGYGRVCDAATLEPLGELAVTTVHQEHGNVPVPDASWFARLPIGSLVRILPNHACLTCAAYPSYDVLRAGTIVDQWPRTGGW; encoded by the coding sequence ATGCGCGCGCGCTGTCACGATCTGGGGGTCACGCTTCGTCCGCATCTCAAGACCGCAAAATCGGCCGATGTCGCGCGCGTCGCCGCCGATGGCGCGCAAGGACCGATCACCGTTTCGACGCTGGCCGAAGCCGAATATTTCGCGGCCGCAGGCTGGCCCGATATCCTCTATTCGACCGCGATCGCGCCGGCGAAGCTCGGCCGCGCCGCGCAAATCCAGCGCGACCATGGCGCGCGCATCCTGTTCGTCATCGACGATCGCGACACGGCGGTAGCGATCGGCGCCGAGGCGGCCGCCCTGGGCGCCCGCTTCGGCCTGCTCATCGAGGTCGACTGCGGCGAACATCGCAGCGGCGTCGAGCCTGCCTCGGACGCGCTGCTCGCCATCGCCGATGCGATCAGAGCCGCTTCGCCGCGGCTCGAACTGATGGGGGTGATGACCCACGCCGGCCATTCCTACGCCTTCGACGACCCCGCCCCGATCAGGGCGCTGGCCGAGACCGAGCGGTTGGCGGCGGTCGCTTCGGCCGAACTGCTGCGCTCGCACGACCACAAATGCCCGATCGTCAGCGTCGGCTCGACGCCGACCGCGCTCTTTGCCGAGCATCTGGCCGGGGTTAGCGAAGTCCGCGCGGGCATCTATCTGTTCCACGATCTTGCGCAGCTCTCACGGGGGATTTGCAGCGAAGACGATCTTGCCATCTCGGTGCTTGCCACCGTGATCGGCCATCAGCGCGGCGGCCCCAGCCTGATCCTCGATGCCGGCGCCCTCGCGCTGTCGAAAGACGTCGGCGCCAATCGCTTCATGCCCGATGCCGGCTATGGCCGGGTCTGCGATGCGGCGACGCTGGAACCGCTCGGCGAACTCGCGGTGACGACCGTGCATCAGGAACATGGCAATGTGCCCGTCCCCGACGCAAGCTGGTTCGCCCGGCTCCCGATCGGCAGCCTCGTCCGGATATTGCCCAACCACGCCTGCCTGACCTGCGCCGCCTATCCGTCCTACGACGTGCTGCGCGCCGGGACCATCGTCGACCAATGGCCGCGGACCGGCGGCTGGTGA
- a CDS encoding HAD family hydrolase, which produces MKPAAPVEAVLFDLLTALLDSWSVWNHAAGSAADGLRWRRAYLRLTYGCGSYRPYEDLVREAAAEAGVAASAAEALTAGWDMLRPWPEVPRVLGDLAARGVRLGVVTNCSVTLGRQAAEQVGVPFSVVMTSEEAGCYKPHPQAYRAALDRLGADPERTLFVAGSPADIPGAAGVGMSVFWHNRAGLPFVADTARPLLIADTLDPLVTLA; this is translated from the coding sequence ATGAAACCGGCCGCCCCCGTCGAAGCCGTGCTCTTCGACCTCCTTACCGCACTCCTCGACTCCTGGTCGGTCTGGAATCACGCCGCCGGATCGGCGGCCGACGGACTGCGCTGGCGCCGCGCCTATCTGAGGCTGACCTATGGCTGCGGGAGCTATCGCCCCTATGAAGACCTTGTCCGCGAAGCAGCAGCCGAGGCGGGCGTCGCTGCATCGGCGGCCGAGGCATTGACCGCGGGCTGGGACATGCTCCGGCCTTGGCCCGAGGTACCGCGCGTGCTCGGCGATCTCGCCGCTCGCGGTGTGCGCCTCGGCGTCGTCACCAACTGTTCGGTCACCCTCGGCCGGCAGGCCGCGGAGCAGGTCGGCGTTCCCTTTTCAGTGGTCATGACCTCCGAAGAGGCCGGCTGTTACAAACCGCATCCGCAGGCGTACCGCGCCGCGCTCGACCGGCTCGGCGCGGACCCCGAACGGACGCTGTTCGTCGCGGGCTCGCCTGCGGACATCCCGGGTGCGGCCGGGGTCGGCATGTCCGTTTTCTGGCACAACCGGGCCGGGCTGCCGTTCGTCGCCGACACGGCGCGTCCGCTGCTTATTGCCGACACGCTCGACCCGCTGGTAACGCTGGCGTGA
- a CDS encoding LysR family transcriptional regulator gives MAWLEDFGALIRAGNFSRAAAARHVTQPAFSRRIRALEDWLGVDLVDRATHQMVLTPAGKRFAVIAETVLRDIEHGRREVQEIAGTSASTVKILVTHALALTFFPQWLATLQSMTDTAIPIQLTADNMGASEQIMLNGKAHFSLCYFHPGAVSVLDGAGFQSIALGTDALVPVSAPREVDGNPLHALTEDAGAPVKWLAYGADSGMDRIISAMLGTNAAPASLTPVFTSHTLVLARMARDGRGLAWLPLSIVEDDLAQGLLVRAGDTQWDIPVDIRLYRPRGRQSPSAEAFWKLASA, from the coding sequence ATGGCATGGCTTGAAGATTTCGGCGCGCTGATCCGCGCGGGAAATTTCTCGCGCGCCGCGGCGGCACGCCATGTCACCCAGCCAGCTTTCAGCCGCCGCATCCGCGCCCTCGAGGATTGGCTAGGCGTCGACCTCGTCGACCGCGCGACCCACCAGATGGTCCTCACCCCCGCCGGCAAACGCTTCGCCGTCATCGCCGAAACGGTCTTGCGCGATATCGAGCACGGCCGGCGCGAGGTGCAGGAGATTGCGGGAACGTCGGCATCGACGGTGAAGATCCTCGTTACCCACGCGCTGGCGCTGACCTTCTTCCCGCAATGGCTCGCGACGCTGCAGTCGATGACCGACACCGCCATTCCGATCCAGCTCACCGCCGACAATATGGGCGCGTCCGAACAGATCATGCTGAACGGAAAGGCGCATTTCTCGCTTTGCTATTTCCATCCCGGCGCCGTGTCGGTGCTCGATGGGGCGGGCTTTCAATCGATCGCGCTCGGCACCGATGCGCTGGTGCCGGTGAGCGCGCCGCGCGAAGTAGACGGGAACCCGCTCCACGCCCTGACCGAGGATGCCGGTGCCCCGGTCAAATGGCTCGCCTATGGCGCGGATTCGGGCATGGACCGGATCATATCGGCCATGCTCGGAACAAACGCGGCGCCGGCCAGCCTGACGCCGGTGTTCACCTCGCACACCCTTGTCCTCGCACGCATGGCCAGGGACGGGCGGGGGCTGGCGTGGTTGCCGCTGAGCATCGTCGAGGACGATCTGGCGCAGGGCTTGCTGGTCCGCGCGGGCGACACGCAATGGGACATTCCGGTCGACATCCGGCTCTATCGTCCGCGCGGCCGGCAATCGCCATCGGCCGAAGCCTTCTGGAAACTGGCCTCGGCCTGA